Part of the Stackebrandtia endophytica genome is shown below.
TGAGACTACCGCCAGTGGTTCCGCCCCCGCCGCTCCCTCGCGACCCCCGGTCGAAACGTAGCCGCCCGGACACGCACCGCTGGCCTGCGGGTGGTGTGTCCGATGGAAGTGCAGGCAGTGACGGTGACACGCGGAGCAAACGCCCCCCGCCACAAGACGTAGAAGATCAGCGGCCATAATGACCGCGTGACTGCGGCAGATGCCACCATTGATCCCAGGCGAATCCACTCCTTGACCCGACCGAACATGGTCAGCGTCGGAACGATCGTCTGGTTGTCCAGTGAACTCATGTTCTTCGCTGGTTTGTTCGCCATGTACTTCTCCATTCGGGCGGCGGCGCCCGAACTGTGGGCGAAGCACACCGAGCTGTTGGACGTCCCGTACGCCCTGACCTTCACCCTGATTCTGGTCGCCTCATCGTTCACGTGCCAGATGGGTGTGTTCGCGGCTGAGCGGGGTGACGTCTACGGGCTCCGGCGCTGGTTCTTCCTCACGTTCATCATGGGATTGGTGTTCGTGTTGGGTCAGGCGAACGAATACGTGACACTGGTCAACCACGGTCTTTCGATCAGCACCGACGGATACGGGTCGATGTTCTTCCTGACGACC
Proteins encoded:
- a CDS encoding cytochrome c oxidase subunit 3, with the protein product MTAADATIDPRRIHSLTRPNMVSVGTIVWLSSELMFFAGLFAMYFSIRAAAPELWAKHTELLDVPYALTFTLILVASSFTCQMGVFAAERGDVYGLRRWFFLTFIMGLVFVLGQANEYVTLVNHGLSISTDGYGSMFFLTTGFHGLHVIGGLVAFLIYLIRTTMGRFTPAQATSAIVVSYYWHFVDVVWIALFGMIYFLR